In Acinetobacter pittii, one genomic interval encodes:
- a CDS encoding lipid asymmetry maintenance protein MlaB has translation MVQYLNQQLVVSGKIDFENAEQQYQAGLAIIKKQQSFPLVVDLTELEHGSTLALAVLVQWLRETPKNTGLHFKNVPEKMLKIIQACHLQEDLHLI, from the coding sequence GTGGTTCAGTATCTCAACCAACAATTGGTTGTTTCGGGAAAAATTGATTTTGAAAATGCGGAACAACAGTATCAAGCAGGTTTGGCTATCATAAAGAAGCAGCAAAGCTTCCCTCTAGTGGTAGATTTAACTGAGCTTGAACATGGTAGTACCTTGGCATTGGCTGTTTTAGTTCAATGGTTGCGAGAAACTCCAAAAAATACTGGTTTACATTTTAAAAATGTACCCGAGAAAATGCTGAAGATCATTCAAGCTTGCCATTTGCAGGAAGATCTGCATCTGATCTGA